From Penicillium psychrofluorescens genome assembly, chromosome: 1, one genomic window encodes:
- a CDS encoding uncharacterized protein (ID:PFLUO_001315-T1.cds;~source:funannotate) gives MPDETRPLLGGDARPSRSRLSRYLRSDLDPHRGDLLLLFCYIITGLLDSSAVFIWGSFVSMQTGNTVYFGLGLVGTEDDRWIKSGVSIAGFCLGSLCFAAFHRLFAPRSRWVLCASFVAQLVCVSIAAVIVTVYRPARDTPMSWFVLVPIALVAFQSSGQAVTSRVLKYNGLTSVVLTSVYCDLFSHPDLLSLKAFSNAEQMRRAAAVMCLLVGVVLGGLWAHSSVEMMGALWTAAFLKGLAIVGWLVWKEDKSDS, from the coding sequence ATGCCTGATGAGACTCGGCCATTACTGGGTGGAGATGCCCGCCCATCTCGTTCGCGTCTCTCGCGGTATCTACGGAGCGACCTCGATCCGCACCGGGGCGACCTACTCCTACTTTTCTGCTATATCATCACAGGGCTCTTGGATAGCTCGGCAGTGTTCATCTGGGGCTCCTTCGTCAGCATGCAAACCGGAAACACCGTGTACTTTGGCTTGGGCCTCGTGGGTACCGAGGACGACCGCTGGATCAAGTCCGGAGTCTCCATCGCTGGCTTCTGCCTGGGCTCGCTGTGCTTCGCCGCCTTTCACCGGCTGTTCGCTCCACGGTCGCGCTGGGTGCTCTGCGCCTCGTTTGTGGCCCAATTGGTCTGCGTCTCGATCGCCGCTGTCATTGTAACTGTGTACCGACCGGCCCGGGACACGCCGATGAGCTGGTTTGTTCTCGTTCCGATAGCTCTGGTAGCCTTTCAGAGCAGTGGTCAAGCAGTGACCAGTCGGGTGTTGAAGTACAATGGCTTGACCAGCGTTGTTCTCACCAGCGTTTACTGTGACCTATTTTCTCATCCGGACCTGCTCTCCCTCAAGGCCTTCAGCAACGCCGAGCAGATGCGGCGCGCAGCAGCCGTTATGTGCCTCTTAGTGGGAGTCGTTCTCGGAGGCCTGTGGGCACACAGTTCTGTGGAAATGATGGGTGCGTTGTGGACGGCGGCCTTTCTCAAAGGATTGGCGATTGTTGGATGGCTCGTATGGAAGGAGGACAAGAGCGATTCATGA